Proteins found in one Zea mays cultivar B73 chromosome 1, Zm-B73-REFERENCE-NAM-5.0, whole genome shotgun sequence genomic segment:
- the LOC100304411 gene encoding putative protein of unknown function (DUF640) domain family protein isoform X1 — protein sequence MDLVPQLDSPHSDNGGGGGSGSLASGALSPGASSAGTVSALASPSRYESQKRRDWNTFGQYLRNHRPPLSLARCSGAHVLEFLRYLDQFGKTKVHTAACPFFGHPAPPAPCPCPLRQAWGSLDALVGRLRAAYEENGGRPENNPFGARAVRLYLREVRDHQSRARGVSYEKKKKRKKAPPHPVPAAVISSSHDGNGHHYEHQMPPPPPPGAAA from the coding sequence ATGGACCTGGTGCCGCAGCTGGACAGCCCGCACTCGgacaacggcggcggcggcggcagcggaaGCTTGGCGTCCGGGGCGCTGTCGCCGGGGGCATCGTCCGCAGGCACGGTGTCGGCGCTGGCGTCGCCGAGCCGGTACGAGTCGCAGAAGCGCCGGGACTGGAACACGTTCGGGCAGTACCTGAGGAACCACCGCCCGCCGCTGTCCCTTGCGCGCTGCAGCGGCGCGCACGTGCTCGAGTTCCTGCGCTACCTCGACCAGTTCGGCAAGACCAAGGTGCACACCGCCGCCTGCCCTTTCTTCGGCCACCCGGCGCCGCCGGCGCCCTGCCCGTGCCCGCTCCGCCAGGCGTGGGGCAGCCTCGACGCGCTCGTCGGCAGGCTGCGCGCCGCCTACGAGGAGAACGGCGGGCGGCCCGAGAACAACCCCTTCGGCGCGCGCGCCGTCAGACTGTACCTCCGCGAGGTCCGCGACCATCAGTCCCGCGCCAGGGGCGTCAGctacgagaagaagaagaagcgaaAGAAGGCCCCGCCGCACCCCGTCCCTGCCGCCGTCATCTCCTCCTCCCACGACGGCAACGGACACCACTACGAGCACCAGATGCCGCCGCCACCACCGCCCGGCGCAGCGGCTTGA